The genomic window AGAGCCTGGTCGGCGGCGTGCAGGGCGGCCTGCCCATGACCTGCGTGCTCACCTGCATGATCTTCGCGGCGGTGTCGGGCTCGTCGGTGGCCACCACCTTCGCCATCGGCGCCATCCTGATCCCGGCGCTCATCAAGCACGGCTACCCCACCACCTGGGCCGCTGCGCTGCAGGCCACCAGCGCCGAGCTGGGCGTGATCATCCCGCCCTCGATCCCCATGATCCTGTACGGCGTGGCCTCCGAGGTGTCGATCGGCGAGCTGTTCATCGCCGGCTTCGGCCCCGGCATCCTGATCAGCGGCGCGCTGATGCTGTTCGTGTGGCTGTACTGCAAATGGAAGGGCTGGGGCAAGCACGACGGCGACGGCCGCCTGGGCGTGTGGAGCGCCACGCGCAAGGCCGCCTGGGCGCTGATGATGCCGGTGGTGGTGCTGGGCGGCATCTACGGCGGCGTGTTCACCCCCACCGAGGCCTCGGCCGTGGCCGTGGCCTACGCGCTGGTGGTGGGCCTGGCGATCTACCGTGAGATCGGCGTGCGCGACCTGTACGCGGTGCTGCGCAAGTCGGTCATCTCGTCGGCGGTGATCATGTTCATCATCGCCAACGCGGGCCTGTTCGCGTTCCTGATCACGCGCGCGGGCGTGCCCGACGCCATCGGCCACTGGCTGGAGCAGAACCTGCGCTCGCCGCACTGGTTCCTGCTGGGCGTCAACGCGGCGCTGTTCGTCATCGGCATGTTCATCGAGACCAGCGCCGCCATCATCGTGCTGGGCCCCATCCTGGCGCCGGTGGCCGCGCACTTCGGCATCGACCCGGTGCACTTCGGCCTGATCATGGTGGTCAACCTGGCGCTGGGCATGATCACGCCGCCCTTCGGCGTCAACCTGTTCGCCGTCTGCACGGTGGCGCGCGTGTCGCTGGACAAGATCATCCGCGACCTGGTGCCCTTCGTGCTGGTCATCCTGACCTGCCTGATGATCATCACCTACGTGCCCAGCCTGTCGCTGTTCCTGCGCGACCTGGTGTATGCCAAATAGCCCGTAGCGCGACATGGTGTAGGCGAAATAGCCCGTAAAATCGCGGCCTGTCAGGAGAGCGCGCCCCCGGCCTCGGCAAGAGACCGGCGCGGCGCCGCCGAAGGCGCGCGGCCAATGCCCAAACGCTCAGGCAAAAGGACTGGCAAACGCCCGGGCAACCGGGCGCCACCGGGTTGGAGAGAGAAGGCGGCGCGAGCGGCCTTCCACCGAAGGAGCAAGTGCGGCATCGTCCGCATGAATCTCTCAGGTAAAGCGGACAGCCGGGCATGCTCGCAAGCCACCGTGCTTGCGCAACATTCCTTTCATGGAGACAGCGCATGTCCGACACCGCCGCCGATCTGCTCAAAACCCCGCTGCACGCCCTGCACGTCGAGCTGGGCGCCCGCATGGTTCCCTTTGCCGGCTATTCGATGCCGGTGCAATACAAGAGCGGCCTGATCGCCGAGCACAAGCAGACGCGCGAGAGCGCCGGCCTGTTCGACGTCTCGCACATGGGCCAGCTGCAGCTCGCCGGCCCCGACGCCGCCGCCGCGCTCGAATCGCTGATGCCGGTGGACGTGATCGGCCTGGGCGTGGACAAGCAGCGCTACGGCCTGCTGCTGACGGACGAGGGCACCATCATCGATGACCTGATGTTCGTCAACCGGGGCGACCACCTGTTCCTGATCGTCAACGGCGCCTGCAAGGCGGGCGACATCGCCCACATCCAGGCGCGCATCGGCACGCGCTGCCAAGTCAAACCCCTGCCCGACCAGGCCCTGCTGGCCCTGCAAGGCCCGCAGGCCGTCACCGCGCTGCAGCGCCTGGTGCCCGGCGTGCAGGCGCTGGTGTTCATGACCGGCGGCGCCTTCGACTGGCAGGGCGCGCCGCTGTTCATCACCCGCAGCGGCTACACCGGCGAGGACGGCTTCGAGATCTCGGTGCCCGCTGCCCAGGCCGAGGCGCTGGCGCGCGCCCTGCTGGCGCAGCCCGAAGTCAAGCCCATCGGCCTGGGCGCGCGCAACTCGCTGCGGCTGGAAGCCGGCCTGTGCCTGTACGGCAACGACATCGACACCGGCACCACCCCTGTCGAGGCGGGCCTGAACTGGGCCATCCAGAAGGTGCGCCGCAGCGGCGGCGCGCGCGCCGGCGGCTTTCCGGGCGCCGACCTGGTCCTGGGCCAGCTCGACGGCACCCGCAAGCTCGAGCGCCAGCGCATCGCCCTCGCCGCCAAGGAGCGCGTGCCCGTGCGCGAACCCGCCCCGCTGGAAAATCTGGACGGCCAGACCATCGGCCAGGTCACCAGCGGCCTGCTCAGCCCCACGCTGGACCGCCCCATCGCCATGGCCTACGTCAAGCCCGGCTACGCCACCCTCGGCACCGAGCTGTTCGCCATGGTGCGCGGCAAGCCCGTGCCGATGGAGGTGGTGGCCACGCCCTTCGTGCCCACGCGCTACCACCGCGTGGCGCCCGCCAAGCCAGCATGACGCCTGCGCCCCTCATCGTCACCAGTGCCACGCGCCTGCCGGCATCGCGTTTCTGGCAGGAATCGGCTCTGGGCCAGTCGCTGCAGCGCCTGGGCAGGGTAGAGGCCGCGCACCCGCTGAAAATGGCGGTCGCGTTTGAAAACACCGCCGGCCTGCCCACCGTCTACAACCGCATCATCGACGCCGCACCGCCCGGCGCGCTGCTGGTGTTCGTGCACGACGACGTTTGGCTGGACGATTATTTCTTCGCGCAGCGCATCGCCGAAGGCCTGGCGCAGTACGACGCCATCGGCGTCGCCGGCAACAGGCGCCGCGTCCCCGGCCAGCCGGGCTGGGCCTTCGTCGACGCCAAGTTCAGCTGGGACGAGCGCGCCAACCTCTCGGGCAGCGTCGGCCACGGCAAGACGCCGTTCGGCGCCGTGTCGCACTTCGGTCCCGCCCCGGCCGACTGCGAGCTGCTCGACGGCGTGCTGCTGGCCGCGCGTGCCGACGCGCTCAGGCAAAGCGGCGTGCGCTTCGACGAGCGCTTTGCCTTTCACTTCTACGATCTTGATTTTTGCCGCAGCCTGCGCCAGCAGGGCCTGCGCATCGGCACCTGGCCGCTGGCCGTCACGCACCAGAGCGGGGGGGCGTTTGGCACGCCGGCGTGGCAGCAGGCGCATCGCAGCTATCAGGACAAGTGGCCCGATTGAATCCCGAAGCCACGGCCCCCACGCATTGACTCACGAGCATGAAGCAGGACAGCACCGGCATCGTCATTGCCCACTACGACCCGGCTGGCAAGGTCGCCCGATACCTGCGCCAACTCGTGGTTTACCTGACCGAGCAGGTCACTCCGCACGTGGTGTTCGTCTCCACAGGCATCTCGTCGGCCGCGGCCGACGACCTGGCGAAGCATTGTCACGTCATCCAGCGCGACAACCACGGCTACGATTTCTGGTCCTACAAGGTCGGTCTCGAGGCCCTACCCGCCGGGATCGTCTGGCAGCGGCAACTGCTTCTGAACAGCTCGATCATCGTGGTGGAGCCGCAGCGGTTCATCGATCCGCTGCTGGCGCCGTCATCGGGCAACCGCATCCTCGGCCTGACTCGGTCCTACCAGTATGTCGAGCACCTGCAGTCCTTTTGCCTGCTCTTCGACGGTGCTCCACTGATTCAATCGCCCCCCATGCGCCAGTGGTGGGAACAGATGGAGCCCATCTCCGACCGCGAGCAGGTCATTCAGCGGTACGAACTGGGTCTGTCGCGCCATTTCCAGTCTCATGGCGTCCCGCTGGAAGCGCTCCTCAAGCCCACCAACAGCGACCGTGTCATGGCCGTCATGCGATCGCTGGTGCTGGGGCGGGTTCCGGAAGACGTTCCGATCCACAACGACATGTTCATGTTCAACCTTGGCTTGGCCAATCAGACCAATCCGACCCATTCCATGTGGGATCGGCTGTTCTTTCAGTTCGGCACCGTCAAGATCGACTTCATGCGCAAGAGCATTTTTGCAAGTCAGTTGCTGCAAACCGCCGAACATGCGCCGCAATGGAAAAACACACCCGCGCTTGAACTGATTCAAGATGCTCTTGGCCAAGAATAAATCGGCACAGCTGTACCATTTATCAATTCAATCATGACATCACAAATTCAGCCGCCCATCTCGAATATTTCGGTTTATTTTGAAACCTACACGAAATTTTTTTGCTCCGTCATCTTTGAAGGGGTGATCAATTTTTTCTCGCCGGCCGGGAAAAACATCCAATCCATTACAGTGAATGGGAAGGATATAATTGCCAGCAACGTAAAATTTGGCATTGCAGACCAAACAAAGCTGCAAAAATCGACAAAATTCAGAATACAAATTCTACTGGAGAACGACGAATTTCCAGAAACCATTGAATTCGCCTTTAATATCGAAAATTCCGGCTCGATCCGGGCGCAGTGGTCACCTCCCAAAGACCATCACCCCGTAAAATTAACAGAAAAATTCAGGAACCACCTGAAGACCAACCACTGTCGCTCATTGCTCGATATCGGCGGGAGGGCTCGCAGCGGACTGCTACGGAGCGAAGAATTCAGCAATCTTGACGTTGAAGTACTTGACATCATACCTGGCGACGGTGTTACGACGGTATGCGATGCTCACAAAATGAGCGAGGTACTTGAATCTGCGAAATTCGATGCCGTATGCAGTTTTTTTGTCTTCGAACACCTGGTGATGCCATGGAAAGTCGCAATAGAAATGAACCGGGTCATGAAAACCGGCGCGCAAGCCTTCATCATAACGCACCAGACTGTCGGAATGCACGATATGCCGTGGGATTTTTTCAGATTTTCGGATTCGGCATGGAAAGCTTTATTCAACAGGCACACGGGTTTCGAAATCATCGAAACCGAACTGCAAAGTCCAAACTACATCATTCCATTCAGATGGAATCCAAATTATGCCGATGCTGAAAAGGCCTGCGGATTCGAATATTCCGCCGTACTTGTCAAAAAGACAGCTGACGCAATGATAGATTGGCCATTGCAGGCCTCGGATGTCACCAACGATTTTTATCCACTTGGCGAGGACAATTCAATCAGCAAGCTGAAAATTTGAATTATTAAAATCCGAACCGTCATTCGTAACATCATCCAATTTTTCACAGGGTATCAACATGATTACCAAATACACCGAAGACCACGAATGGATCAACGTCGAGGGCGACATCGCCACCGTCGGCATCACGGCGCACGCGCAGGACGCGCTGGGCGACGTGGTGTTTGTCGACCTGCCCACCGTGGGCCAGGGCTACGCGCAGAAGGAAACGGCTGGCGTGGTCGAGAGCGTGAAGGCCGCGGCCGACGTGTACATGCCGATCAGCGGCGAGGTCACCGAGGTCAACGAGGCCCTGCGCGCCGAGCCGAGCCTGGCCAACAGCGACCCGCTGGGCGCGGGCTGGTTCTTCAAGGTCAAGCTGGCCGACCCCAGCCAGCTCGATGCGCTGATGGACGAAGCGGCCTACGCCGAGTTCAGCAAGGACTGAGCCGTCCGTGAAGTGTGTCCCGCACGCCGGCTCGCCTGCGTGCGGTTTTTAAGCCCAATCGGCCGCTTGCGCCCGTCAGATGGTCGCCGGCAGCTCTCGTATTTGAAGCACTGTCGTCGTTTGCCCCGCCATGAGCCACCCTGCCCTGCACGATCTTGAAAACCCCGGCGAATTCATCGCCCGCCACATCGGCCTGACGCCCGCCGACGAACAGGCCATGCTGGCCGTCATCGGCGAGCCCTCGCGCCGCGCGCTGATCGACTCCATCGTGCCGCGCAGCATCGCGCGCAGTGCGCCCATGGACCTGCCGCCCGCCGCGACCGAAGCCGCCGCGCTGGCCGAGCTGAAAGCCATCGCGACGCAGAACCGCCACGACATCAAGAGCTTCATCGGCCAGGGCTATTACGGCACGCACACGCCCGGCGTGATCCTGCGCAACGTGCTGGAAAACCCCGCCTGGTACACCGCCTACACGCCCTATCAGGCCGAGATCAGCCAGGGCCGCATGGAGGCGCTGGTCAACTTCCAGACCATGGTGGCTGACCTGACCGGCATGGACATCGCCAACGCCTCCATGCTGGACGAGGCCACCGCCTGCGCCGAGGCCATGACGCTGGCGCGCCGCTCGGTCAAGGCCAAGGGCAACGCCATCGTGGTGTTTGGCGACACGCACCCGCAGACCATCGAGGTGATGCGCACCCGCGCCGCGCCGCTGGGCCTTTCAATCAAGCTGGCCAACTCGGCGGCCGAGTGGGACGCCGCCATCGCCCAGGATGACTACTTTGCCGCCCTCATCCAGTACCCCGCCAGCAGCGGCTGGCTGATGGACTGGAGCGACGAGGTCAAGAAGATCCAGGCCAAGGGGGCGGCCGCCATCTTTGCCGCCGACCTGCTGGCCCTGGCCCTGCTCAAGTCACCCGGCGAGATGGGCGCCGACATCGTGGTGGGCAGCACGCAGCGCTTCGGCATGCCCATGGGCGCGGGCGGCCCGCACGCGGCCTACATGGCCTGCAAGGACGCCTTCAAGCGCAGCATGCCCGGGCGCCTGGTCGGCGTGAGCGTGGACGCACACGGCCACACCGCCTACCGCCTGGCGCTGCAGACGCGCGAGCAGCACATTCGCCGCGAAAAAGCCACCAGCAACATCTGCACCGCGCAGGTGCTGCCCGCCGTGGTGGCCAGCATGTACGCGGTCTACCACGGCCCGCAGGGCCTGCGCCGCATCGCCGAGCGCACGGCGCGCCTGGCCGCCATCCTCAAGGCCGGCCTGGCGCAACTGGGCTTTACCCACGGCCACCACGACAGCGCCTTCGACACCCTCAGCCTGAAGACCGACGGCGCTACCGATACGATAGCTGCCCGCGCAATGCAGATGGGGGCCAACCTGCGCAAAGCCTGGGATGTG from Burkholderiaceae bacterium includes these protein-coding regions:
- a CDS encoding TRAP transporter large permease, whose translation is MTSAMLITMLLGFALSVSVAVSIGLASIVGIQVVHAPMLISVKEMFNALNKFPLAAIPFFILAGNLMETGGISRRLVDFAKSLVGGVQGGLPMTCVLTCMIFAAVSGSSVATTFAIGAILIPALIKHGYPTTWAAALQATSAELGVIIPPSIPMILYGVASEVSIGELFIAGFGPGILISGALMLFVWLYCKWKGWGKHDGDGRLGVWSATRKAAWALMMPVVVLGGIYGGVFTPTEASAVAVAYALVVGLAIYREIGVRDLYAVLRKSVISSAVIMFIIANAGLFAFLITRAGVPDAIGHWLEQNLRSPHWFLLGVNAALFVIGMFIETSAAIIVLGPILAPVAAHFGIDPVHFGLIMVVNLALGMITPPFGVNLFAVCTVARVSLDKIIRDLVPFVLVILTCLMIITYVPSLSLFLRDLVYAK
- the gcvT gene encoding glycine cleavage system aminomethyltransferase GcvT, whose translation is MSDTAADLLKTPLHALHVELGARMVPFAGYSMPVQYKSGLIAEHKQTRESAGLFDVSHMGQLQLAGPDAAAALESLMPVDVIGLGVDKQRYGLLLTDEGTIIDDLMFVNRGDHLFLIVNGACKAGDIAHIQARIGTRCQVKPLPDQALLALQGPQAVTALQRLVPGVQALVFMTGGAFDWQGAPLFITRSGYTGEDGFEISVPAAQAEALARALLAQPEVKPIGLGARNSLRLEAGLCLYGNDIDTGTTPVEAGLNWAIQKVRRSGGARAGGFPGADLVLGQLDGTRKLERQRIALAAKERVPVREPAPLENLDGQTIGQVTSGLLSPTLDRPIAMAYVKPGYATLGTELFAMVRGKPVPMEVVATPFVPTRYHRVAPAKPA
- a CDS encoding methyltransferase domain-containing protein, which gives rise to MTSQIQPPISNISVYFETYTKFFCSVIFEGVINFFSPAGKNIQSITVNGKDIIASNVKFGIADQTKLQKSTKFRIQILLENDEFPETIEFAFNIENSGSIRAQWSPPKDHHPVKLTEKFRNHLKTNHCRSLLDIGGRARSGLLRSEEFSNLDVEVLDIIPGDGVTTVCDAHKMSEVLESAKFDAVCSFFVFEHLVMPWKVAIEMNRVMKTGAQAFIITHQTVGMHDMPWDFFRFSDSAWKALFNRHTGFEIIETELQSPNYIIPFRWNPNYADAEKACGFEYSAVLVKKTADAMIDWPLQASDVTNDFYPLGEDNSISKLKI
- the gcvH gene encoding glycine cleavage system protein GcvH; its protein translation is MITKYTEDHEWINVEGDIATVGITAHAQDALGDVVFVDLPTVGQGYAQKETAGVVESVKAAADVYMPISGEVTEVNEALRAEPSLANSDPLGAGWFFKVKLADPSQLDALMDEAAYAEFSKD